One part of the [Synechococcus] sp. NIES-970 genome encodes these proteins:
- a CDS encoding hypothetical protein (conserved hypothetical protein TIGR00245), translated as MGEFIELDLGDLGWALGLIALAIALSRWQRLNLEGELLLATGRTVLQLVVVGYTLEMVFALAQPLVIFGIVLVMLTIAAIAARNRIQERVKLPLVWGSIFISVGLPLMYTLLIIIQPERWYDPQYLIPLAGMVMGNAMNSASLAGERLSSRIQSSRLEIETQLCLGATPKQAIAFYRTESIRASLIPTINAMMVVGLVSLPGMFTGQVLSGIDPLNAASYQILILFLIVTINLICASLVTEGIYRQFFNADAQLTL; from the coding sequence ATGGGCGAATTTATTGAATTAGATCTAGGCGATTTGGGTTGGGCTTTGGGGCTCATTGCGTTGGCGATCGCCCTGTCCCGTTGGCAGCGCTTAAACCTAGAAGGGGAACTCCTCCTGGCCACAGGACGCACAGTGTTGCAACTGGTGGTCGTGGGTTACACCTTAGAAATGGTCTTTGCCTTAGCTCAACCCCTAGTCATTTTTGGCATTGTCCTAGTTATGTTGACCATTGCGGCGATCGCCGCCCGCAATCGCATCCAAGAGCGGGTGAAATTACCGCTGGTTTGGGGTAGTATTTTTATTAGTGTTGGTTTACCCTTAATGTATACCTTGCTGATTATCATTCAACCGGAGCGCTGGTATGATCCCCAATACCTAATTCCCTTAGCTGGGATGGTGATGGGCAATGCCATGAATAGTGCTTCCCTGGCGGGGGAGCGACTCAGCAGCCGCATTCAGTCGAGTCGACTGGAGATCGAAACTCAACTTTGTCTTGGGGCGACTCCCAAGCAAGCGATCGCCTTTTATCGTACCGAGTCAATTCGGGCTAGCCTCATTCCAACTATCAACGCGATGATGGTGGTGGGCTTGGTGAGTCTGCCTGGAATGTTTACCGGGCAAGTTTTATCAGGCATCGATCCCCTTAATGCCGCCTCCTACCAAATTCTGATTCTGTTTCTCATCGTCACAATCAATTTAATTTGCGCTTCCCTTGTGACCGAAGGCATTTATCGACAATTTTTTAACGCTGACGCCCAGCTAACCCTTTAA
- the degT gene encoding putative pleiotropic regulatory protein — translation MSQIPPVDLGRQYATIAEAANAAVLEVLSSGRYIGGSSVTEFENHFAQYHQVEYSAGCNSGTDALYLALKALGVTAGDEVITSTFTFIATAEAICMCGATPVFVDITTETFNLDLDQVEAAITPRTKAVIPVHLFGQPVDMTRLGAIAQKHGLYIVEDCAQATGAKWGDRLVGSLGDIGCFSFFPTKNLGGCGDGGAITTHRRDLYEAIKMLREHGSKIRYQHEVMGVNSRLDALQAVILDIKLRHLDQWNQQRQAIAKNYDFLLSDVPGIQRPQAIPGGTHVWNQYTLLLKAKERDTLRQELLAQDIITMVYYPKPLHLQPVFEDLGYQSGQFPLAEQCSHQVLSLPMFPGLTPSEQERVVAALKEQLTV, via the coding sequence ATGAGCCAAATTCCCCCCGTTGATTTAGGGCGACAGTACGCAACCATTGCCGAAGCAGCCAATGCCGCTGTCCTAGAAGTGCTCAGTTCCGGTCGCTATATTGGGGGGAGTAGTGTCACAGAATTTGAAAACCATTTCGCTCAATATCACCAAGTCGAATACAGTGCTGGGTGCAACTCGGGGACTGATGCCCTATACCTAGCACTTAAGGCCCTTGGGGTCACCGCTGGGGATGAGGTGATCACCTCCACATTTACCTTCATTGCCACCGCCGAAGCGATTTGTATGTGTGGAGCGACGCCTGTTTTTGTGGATATCACCACTGAAACATTTAACCTCGATCTTGACCAGGTGGAAGCGGCCATTACCCCCCGTACCAAAGCTGTGATCCCAGTGCATCTGTTTGGTCAGCCTGTGGATATGACTCGCCTGGGGGCGATCGCCCAAAAACATGGCTTATATATCGTCGAAGATTGTGCCCAAGCGACAGGGGCTAAATGGGGCGATCGCCTGGTGGGTTCTCTAGGAGATATCGGCTGCTTTAGCTTTTTTCCGACGAAAAACCTTGGGGGATGCGGCGATGGCGGCGCGATCACAACCCATCGCCGTGACCTTTATGAAGCCATTAAAATGCTGCGAGAACATGGCTCAAAAATTCGTTACCAACATGAAGTGATGGGGGTCAATAGCCGCTTAGATGCCCTCCAAGCCGTCATTCTCGACATTAAATTGCGTCACCTCGACCAGTGGAATCAGCAGCGTCAGGCGATCGCCAAAAACTATGACTTCCTCCTCAGCGATGTCCCAGGGATTCAACGGCCCCAAGCGATCCCAGGTGGAACCCATGTCTGGAATCAATACACCCTCCTGCTCAAGGCCAAAGAACGAGATACATTGCGCCAAGAGCTCTTGGCCCAAGATATTATCACCATGGTCTACTATCCCAAACCCCTACATCTCCAGCCTGTCTTTGAAGACCTAGGTTACCAATCCGGACAATTTCCCTTGGCTGAGCAATGTTCCCATCAGGTCTTGTCCTTACCGATGTTTCCCGGCCTCACACCCTCCGAACAAGAACGGGTTGTGGCTGCTCTCAAGGAACAATTGACCGTCTAG
- a CDS encoding DNA-binding protein HU produces MNKGELVDLVAEKAGISKKQADSVISATVEAIMETVANGDKVTLVGFGSFEPRHRKAREGRNPKTNEKMQIPATTVPAFSAGKQFKEMVAPK; encoded by the coding sequence ATGAATAAAGGCGAATTAGTCGATTTAGTTGCTGAGAAAGCTGGTATCAGCAAAAAACAAGCAGATTCTGTGATTAGCGCCACCGTAGAAGCAATTATGGAAACCGTAGCCAATGGCGATAAGGTGACCTTGGTTGGATTTGGCTCCTTTGAACCTCGCCACCGTAAAGCAAGAGAGGGACGCAACCCGAAAACTAACGAAAAAATGCAGATTCCGGCTACTACTGTACCTGCGTTTTCTGCGGGGAAACAGTTTAAGGAAATGGTTGCACCGAAATAG
- the psaB gene encoding photosystem I protein A2 yields the protein MATKFPKFSQDLAQDPTTRRIWYGIATAHDFETHDGMTEENLYQKIFASHFGHLAIIFLWTSGTLFHVAWQGNFEQWIKDPLNIRPIAHAIWDPHFGQGAIDAFTQAGASNPVNIAYSGVYHWFYTIGMTTNADLYQGAVFLLILSSLFLFAGWLHLQPKFRPSLAWFKDAESRLNHHLAGLFGVSSLAWTGHLVHVAIPESRGVHVGWDNFLSVKPHPAGLMPFFTGNWGVYAQNADTAGHVFGTSQGAGTAILTFLGGFHPQTESLWLTDIAHHHLAIAVIFIIAGHMYRTKFGIGHSIREILNAHQPPSGKLGAGHKGLYDTVNNSLHFQLGLALASLGVITSLVAQHMYSLPSYAFIAKDYTTQAALYTHHQYIAGFLMVGAFAHGAIFFVRDYDPEANKDNVLYRMLEHKEALISHLSWVSLFLGFHTLGLYVHNDVVVAFGTPEKQILIEPVFAQFVQAASGKALYGFDVLLSNADSIASGTGAAYLPGWLDAINSGSNSLFLNIGPGDFLVHHAIALGLHTTTLILVKGALDARGSKLMPDKKDFGYSFPCDGPGRGGTCDISAWDSFYLAMFWMLNTLGWLTFYWHWKHLGIWQGNVAQFNENSTYLMGWFRDYLWANSAQLINGYNPYGVNNLSVWAWMFLFGHLVWATGFMFLISWRGYWQELIETIVWAHERTPLANIVRWKDKPVALSIVQARLVGLAHFTVGYVLTYAAFLIASTSGKFG from the coding sequence ATGGCAACTAAATTTCCAAAATTTAGCCAAGACCTTGCTCAAGATCCCACTACACGTCGGATTTGGTACGGAATTGCCACGGCGCATGATTTCGAGACCCACGACGGGATGACAGAGGAAAATCTTTACCAAAAGATCTTCGCGTCCCACTTCGGTCACCTCGCAATCATCTTCCTGTGGACTTCCGGTACACTTTTCCACGTTGCTTGGCAAGGCAACTTCGAACAGTGGATCAAAGATCCCCTGAATATCCGTCCCATCGCCCACGCGATCTGGGATCCCCACTTTGGTCAGGGCGCCATTGATGCCTTTACCCAAGCGGGTGCTTCTAACCCTGTAAACATCGCATACTCCGGGGTTTACCACTGGTTCTACACCATTGGGATGACCACCAACGCTGACCTTTACCAAGGCGCAGTATTCCTCCTGATCCTTTCTTCTCTGTTTTTGTTCGCAGGCTGGCTGCACTTGCAACCCAAGTTCCGTCCTAGCCTTGCGTGGTTCAAGGATGCTGAGTCTCGCCTCAACCACCACTTGGCTGGTTTGTTCGGTGTAAGTTCTTTGGCTTGGACTGGTCACTTGGTCCACGTTGCGATTCCTGAGTCTCGCGGTGTCCATGTCGGCTGGGATAACTTCCTCTCTGTGAAGCCCCACCCCGCTGGTTTGATGCCATTCTTTACCGGGAATTGGGGTGTATATGCCCAGAATGCTGACACTGCTGGCCATGTATTTGGGACTTCCCAAGGTGCTGGTACTGCGATTCTGACCTTCCTCGGTGGCTTCCATCCTCAGACTGAGTCCCTGTGGCTCACTGATATTGCACACCACCACTTGGCGATCGCCGTGATCTTCATCATCGCGGGTCACATGTATCGCACCAAGTTCGGTATTGGTCACAGCATCAGAGAGATCCTCAACGCCCACCAGCCCCCCAGCGGTAAACTTGGTGCTGGCCACAAGGGTCTTTACGATACCGTCAACAACTCCCTGCACTTCCAGTTGGGTCTGGCGCTTGCTTCCTTGGGTGTAATTACCTCCTTGGTAGCACAGCACATGTACTCCTTGCCTTCCTACGCATTCATCGCGAAGGACTACACCACCCAGGCAGCGCTCTACACTCACCACCAGTACATCGCTGGTTTCTTGATGGTTGGTGCGTTTGCCCACGGTGCAATCTTCTTCGTCCGTGACTACGATCCCGAAGCGAACAAAGACAACGTTCTTTATCGCATGCTGGAACACAAAGAAGCGCTGATCTCTCACCTTAGCTGGGTATCTCTCTTCCTTGGTTTCCATACCCTCGGTCTCTACGTCCACAACGATGTTGTAGTTGCTTTTGGAACCCCTGAAAAGCAAATCCTCATCGAGCCTGTGTTTGCGCAGTTTGTCCAAGCGGCTTCTGGTAAAGCACTCTATGGCTTTGATGTGTTGCTCTCCAACGCTGACAGCATTGCTTCTGGCACCGGTGCAGCTTATCTGCCTGGTTGGTTAGATGCCATCAATAGTGGTTCTAATTCTCTCTTCCTCAACATCGGTCCTGGTGACTTCCTCGTTCACCATGCGATCGCCCTCGGTCTCCACACCACCACTTTGATTTTGGTCAAAGGTGCCTTGGATGCCCGTGGTTCTAAGCTGATGCCCGACAAGAAAGACTTCGGTTACAGCTTCCCCTGTGACGGCCCCGGTCGTGGCGGTACTTGCGATATCTCTGCATGGGATTCCTTCTACCTCGCCATGTTCTGGATGCTGAACACCTTGGGCTGGTTGACTTTCTACTGGCACTGGAAACACCTCGGCATTTGGCAAGGAAACGTTGCTCAGTTCAACGAAAACTCCACTTACCTGATGGGCTGGTTCCGTGATTACCTCTGGGCAAACTCTGCACAGTTGATCAACGGTTATAACCCCTACGGTGTAAACAATCTCTCCGTCTGGGCTTGGATGTTCCTCTTCGGACACCTCGTTTGGGCAACTGGTTTCATGTTCCTCATCTCTTGGCGTGGTTACTGGCAAGAGCTGATCGAAACCATCGTTTGGGCGCACGAGCGTACTCCCCTTGCGAACATCGTTCGTTGGAAGGACAAGCCCGTTGCTCTCTCCATCGTTCAGGCTCGTTTGGTCGGCCTAGCACACTTCACTGTGGGCTATGTCCTTACCTATGCTGCCTTCCTGATTGCTTCGACATCAGGCAAGTTTGGTTAA
- the psaA gene encoding photosystem I P700 chlorophyll A apoprotein A1 codes for MAVKVDKDPVPTSFEKWGKPGHFDRTLARGPKTTTWIWNLHADAHDFDSQTSDLEDISRKIFSAHFGHLAVVFVWLSGMYFHGAKFSNYEAWLNNPTVIKPSAQVVWPVVGQGILNGDVGGGFSGIQITSGLFYLWRACGFTNSYQLYVTAIGGLVMAALMVFAGWFHYHKAAPKLEWFQNAEAMMNHHLSVLLGCGSLGWTGHLIHVSLPVNKLLDSGVAAKDIPLPHEFFDAATMAELYPSFAQGLKPFFTLDWAAYSDFLTFKGGLNPTTGSLWLTDIAHHHLAIAVLFIIAGHMYRTGFGVGHSMKEILEAHKGPFTGEGHKGLYEILTSSWHAQLAVNLAMLGSLTIIIAHHMYSMPPYPYMATDYGTMLSLFTHHTWIGGFLIVGAGAHGAIFMVRDYDPAKNVNNLLDRVLRHRDAIISHLNWVCIFLGFHSFGLYIHNDTMRALGRPQDMFSDSAIQLQPIFAQWIQHIHAVAPGNTAPNAIAGVSQVFGGDVVAIGNKVAMMPITLGTADFMVHHIHAFTIHVTVLILLKGLLYSRSSRLVPDKGQLGFRFPCDGPGRGGTCQVSGWDHVFLGLFWMYNSLSIVIFHFSWKMQSDVWGTVLPDGSVSHVTGGNFAQSAITINGWLRDFLWAQSSQVINSYGSALSAYGIMFLAGHFVFAFSLMFLFSGRGYWQELIESIVWAHNKLKLAPAIQPRALSIVQGRAVGVAHYLLGGIVTTWAFFLARSLSIG; via the coding sequence ATGGCAGTAAAGGTTGATAAGGATCCGGTACCAACTTCCTTTGAGAAGTGGGGTAAGCCGGGTCACTTTGACCGAACTCTGGCACGGGGTCCAAAAACCACCACCTGGATTTGGAACCTCCATGCTGATGCACATGATTTCGATAGCCAAACAAGTGACTTAGAAGATATTTCGCGCAAAATTTTTAGCGCGCACTTCGGTCACCTTGCTGTAGTTTTTGTTTGGCTCAGCGGCATGTACTTCCATGGCGCAAAATTTTCTAACTATGAAGCTTGGTTGAATAACCCCACCGTTATCAAGCCAAGTGCTCAAGTGGTCTGGCCGGTTGTCGGTCAAGGCATTTTGAACGGAGACGTCGGTGGCGGCTTTAGTGGTATTCAAATTACCTCTGGCCTGTTCTACCTCTGGCGTGCTTGTGGTTTTACCAACTCTTATCAGCTCTATGTGACTGCCATTGGCGGTCTTGTTATGGCAGCCCTTATGGTGTTTGCCGGTTGGTTCCATTACCACAAAGCAGCTCCGAAACTGGAGTGGTTCCAGAATGCCGAAGCCATGATGAACCACCACTTATCCGTATTGCTCGGGTGTGGTTCTCTAGGTTGGACTGGTCACTTGATCCACGTTTCTTTACCTGTGAACAAACTCTTAGATTCTGGTGTTGCGGCGAAGGATATTCCGCTCCCCCATGAATTCTTTGATGCGGCGACAATGGCGGAGCTGTACCCCAGTTTTGCCCAGGGTCTGAAGCCTTTCTTTACCTTAGACTGGGCTGCATACTCTGATTTCCTGACCTTCAAGGGTGGATTAAACCCCACAACTGGCAGTCTTTGGTTGACTGACATTGCGCATCACCATTTGGCGATCGCTGTGTTGTTCATCATTGCTGGTCATATGTACCGCACTGGCTTCGGTGTTGGTCACAGCATGAAAGAAATCCTTGAAGCGCACAAAGGCCCTTTCACTGGTGAAGGTCACAAAGGTCTTTATGAAATTCTGACTTCCTCTTGGCATGCTCAATTGGCAGTCAACTTAGCGATGTTGGGTTCTTTGACCATCATCATCGCCCACCACATGTACTCGATGCCTCCCTATCCCTATATGGCGACAGACTACGGCACCATGCTGTCTCTGTTCACGCACCATACCTGGATTGGCGGTTTCTTGATTGTTGGTGCTGGCGCCCACGGCGCAATCTTCATGGTGCGTGACTACGATCCGGCTAAGAACGTCAACAACCTCTTAGACCGCGTTCTCCGTCACCGTGATGCCATTATTTCTCACCTTAACTGGGTTTGTATCTTCTTAGGCTTCCATAGCTTTGGTCTATACATTCACAATGACACCATGCGTGCTTTGGGTCGTCCTCAGGACATGTTTTCTGATTCTGCGATTCAGTTACAGCCCATTTTTGCCCAATGGATTCAACATATCCATGCTGTGGCTCCCGGGAATACCGCACCCAATGCGATCGCCGGTGTAAGCCAAGTATTTGGCGGTGATGTTGTGGCGATCGGTAACAAAGTTGCCATGATGCCCATCACCCTTGGTACAGCTGACTTTATGGTGCACCATATCCATGCGTTTACCATCCACGTCACTGTACTCATCCTGCTGAAGGGTCTTCTCTATTCCCGCAGCTCTCGCCTTGTTCCCGATAAGGGTCAACTCGGATTCCGCTTCCCCTGTGACGGCCCCGGTCGTGGTGGCACTTGCCAAGTTTCTGGCTGGGATCACGTATTCCTCGGGCTGTTCTGGATGTACAACTCCCTCTCCATCGTAATTTTCCACTTTAGCTGGAAAATGCAATCCGATGTTTGGGGCACTGTACTTCCTGATGGCAGCGTTTCCCATGTCACTGGTGGGAACTTCGCCCAAAGTGCGATCACCATCAACGGCTGGCTCCGTGACTTCCTCTGGGCCCAGTCTTCCCAGGTGATCAACTCCTACGGTTCTGCACTGTCGGCTTACGGCATCATGTTCCTAGCTGGTCACTTTGTTTTCGCCTTTAGCTTGATGTTCCTCTTCAGTGGACGTGGCTATTGGCAAGAACTTATTGAGTCCATCGTTTGGGCACACAACAAGCTCAAGTTGGCTCCGGCAATTCAACCCCGCGCTTTGAGCATTGTTCAAGGTCGTGCGGTTGGCGTTGCTCACTATCTCCTTGGTGGGATTGTGACAACCTGGGCCTTCTTCCTAGCGAGAAGCTTGTCCATCGGTTAA
- the rpsB gene encoding 30S ribosomal protein S2, with protein sequence MPVVSLAELLESGVHFGHQTRRWNPRMAPYIYTSRNGVHIIDLVQTAQLVEQAYKYMKEASESGKHVLFVGTKRQAAGIIAQEAKRCGAFYINQRWLGGMLTNWETIKTRVERLKELEAMEESGNLARRPKKEASMLRRELDKLQKYLGGIKNMRKIPDIVVIIDQRREHNAIQECQKLGIPIVSLLDTNCDPQTVDMPIPANDDAIRSIKLIVGKLADAIHAGRHGQPVDNNDDYEEFDEVIDEYADEADASEAE encoded by the coding sequence ATGCCCGTTGTATCTCTCGCTGAGCTACTCGAATCTGGCGTCCACTTTGGCCACCAGACCCGCCGTTGGAACCCCAGAATGGCGCCTTACATCTACACATCTCGTAATGGCGTTCATATCATCGACCTTGTTCAGACCGCCCAGTTGGTCGAGCAAGCTTACAAATACATGAAAGAAGCTTCCGAAAGCGGCAAGCATGTTCTTTTTGTGGGAACTAAGCGTCAAGCCGCCGGCATTATTGCCCAGGAAGCCAAGCGTTGCGGCGCTTTTTACATCAACCAGCGCTGGTTGGGGGGGATGCTTACCAACTGGGAAACAATCAAAACCCGTGTTGAGCGTCTCAAAGAATTAGAAGCCATGGAAGAGAGCGGCAATCTCGCTCGCCGCCCCAAGAAAGAAGCATCTATGCTTCGTCGTGAGCTCGACAAGCTACAGAAGTACCTTGGCGGGATCAAAAACATGCGCAAAATCCCCGATATCGTTGTGATCATTGACCAACGACGGGAGCATAATGCGATCCAAGAATGTCAGAAGCTAGGGATCCCCATTGTTTCTCTATTAGATACCAACTGCGATCCTCAAACCGTTGATATGCCAATTCCGGCAAACGACGATGCAATTCGATCCATCAAGCTCATTGTCGGCAAGCTCGCCGATGCTATCCATGCCGGTCGCCATGGTCAACCCGTTGATAACAACGATGACTATGAAGAATTCGATGAAGTGATCGATGAATACGCAGATGAAGCCGATGCATCTGAGGCTGAATAA
- a CDS encoding translation elongation factor, translating into MAQISAKLVKELREKTGAGMMDCKKALGETDGDVSKAIEWLRQKGITSAEKKAGRVAAEGLVESYIHTGGGIGVLVEVNCETDFVARGDIFKDLAKGIAMQIAACPNVQYVKVDDIPAEIADKEREIEMGRDDLAGKPDNIKEKIVEGRIAKRLKELSLMDQPYIRDQNLTVEELIKQTIATIGENIRVRRFQRFVLGEGIEKKEEDFAAEVAAQMGK; encoded by the coding sequence ATGGCACAAATTTCCGCAAAGCTTGTCAAAGAACTGCGCGAAAAAACCGGCGCAGGGATGATGGACTGTAAAAAAGCCCTGGGGGAAACCGATGGGGATGTCTCTAAAGCAATTGAGTGGCTCCGTCAAAAAGGCATTACCTCCGCTGAGAAAAAAGCAGGTCGAGTTGCCGCTGAAGGGTTAGTTGAAAGCTACATCCACACAGGCGGTGGAATCGGTGTCCTTGTAGAGGTTAACTGTGAAACTGACTTCGTGGCCCGGGGCGACATTTTCAAAGATCTCGCTAAAGGGATTGCGATGCAGATTGCGGCTTGTCCCAACGTTCAGTATGTGAAAGTTGACGATATTCCTGCCGAAATCGCGGATAAAGAGCGCGAAATCGAAATGGGTCGTGATGATCTCGCAGGTAAGCCCGACAACATCAAAGAAAAAATTGTTGAAGGTCGCATTGCTAAGCGCCTGAAAGAGCTTTCTTTGATGGATCAGCCTTACATTCGTGACCAAAACCTGACTGTTGAAGAACTGATTAAGCAAACGATCGCCACCATTGGTGAAAATATCCGTGTGCGTCGTTTCCAACGCTTTGTTCTGGGTGAAGGCATCGAGAAGAAAGAAGAGGACTTTGCAGCCGAAGTTGCAGCTCAGATGGGTAAATAA
- a CDS encoding putative iron-sulfur cluster binding protein yields MGDRQTVTNEIKQQALKLGFHLVGIADATVTDSQNQQRLQSWLEQGFQAEMAWMANPKRQDIQQCLPGVRSVIAVGLNYYTPHQHSDDLEVGKIARYGWGRDYHKVLTKRLKALCRWLTAAFPDAQHRFYVDTGPVQDKVWAERAGLGWIAKNSNLITRDYGSWVFLGEILTTLNLAPDRPHLKHCGTCTRCIEACPTGAIASPFTVDANRCIAYHTIENRTETLPQAIAQNLNNWVAGCDICQDVCPWNQRFAQETNILDFQPYPENLAPKLTELTELTEDEWDRRFTGSALRRIKPAMWRRNAQANLWAKQKTSPDSEEG; encoded by the coding sequence ATGGGCGATCGCCAAACTGTCACCAATGAAATCAAACAACAAGCGCTCAAGCTCGGCTTTCATCTGGTAGGAATTGCCGACGCAACAGTCACCGATTCTCAAAATCAACAGCGTTTACAAAGTTGGTTGGAGCAAGGTTTTCAGGCGGAGATGGCTTGGATGGCCAACCCAAAACGTCAAGATATTCAGCAATGTCTACCGGGAGTACGATCGGTCATTGCCGTGGGTCTCAATTACTACACCCCTCACCAACATTCTGATGACCTAGAAGTGGGAAAAATCGCCCGCTATGGCTGGGGCCGCGATTATCATAAGGTTTTAACGAAAAGATTAAAGGCACTTTGTCGTTGGCTGACGGCAGCGTTTCCTGACGCACAGCACCGCTTTTATGTGGACACAGGCCCGGTGCAGGACAAGGTTTGGGCGGAACGGGCGGGCTTAGGGTGGATCGCCAAAAATAGTAATTTGATCACCCGCGACTATGGTAGTTGGGTTTTCCTAGGGGAAATTTTAACTACCCTAAATTTAGCGCCTGATCGCCCCCACTTAAAGCATTGTGGCACCTGTACCCGCTGTATTGAAGCTTGCCCCACCGGAGCGATTGCTTCCCCCTTTACCGTCGATGCCAATCGCTGTATCGCCTATCACACCATCGAAAATCGTACGGAAACTTTGCCCCAGGCGATCGCCCAAAATCTCAATAATTGGGTGGCCGGCTGTGATATTTGCCAAGACGTTTGTCCCTGGAATCAGCGTTTTGCCCAAGAAACAAATATTCTCGATTTTCAACCCTATCCCGAAAATCTGGCCCCAAAATTAACCGAACTGACTGAACTTACTGAAGATGAATGGGACCGTCGCTTCACCGGATCGGCCCTGCGACGGATCAAGCCGGCCATGTGGCGCCGCAACGCCCAAGCCAATCTCTGGGCAAAACAAAAAACCTCCCCCGATTCTGAGGAAGGTTAA
- a CDS encoding two-component response regulator, protein MDKIRVVLIEDHDLTRIGLRTSLQQCADIELLGEATNGADGLRLLEKFQPDLAIVDIGLPEIDGIELTRLLKQKQSKEQGWEQCPKVLILTLQDNDEVVLAAFAAGADSYCMKDITFTHLVEAVKTTDSGNNWIDPTIARIVLNQVHNGNAPPNETIAIQAASLEDQQLLESCPLTDRELEVLQLIVDGCSNSEIADRLFITVGTVKTHVRNILNKLCADDRTQAAVRALRSGLVG, encoded by the coding sequence ATGGACAAAATTCGGGTTGTTCTTATTGAGGATCATGATCTGACACGCATTGGTCTGCGCACTTCTCTACAACAATGTGCGGATATTGAACTGCTAGGAGAAGCGACTAATGGGGCCGATGGACTACGTCTATTAGAGAAATTTCAGCCAGATCTGGCGATTGTTGACATTGGCTTACCGGAAATTGACGGAATTGAATTAACTCGGCTCCTCAAGCAAAAGCAGAGTAAGGAACAGGGCTGGGAACAGTGTCCGAAGGTTTTAATTCTGACGCTCCAGGATAATGATGAGGTGGTACTGGCAGCTTTTGCAGCAGGGGCAGATTCCTATTGCATGAAAGATATTACGTTTACTCATTTGGTTGAAGCGGTTAAAACAACGGACTCTGGGAATAATTGGATCGATCCGACGATCGCCCGCATTGTCTTAAATCAAGTCCACAATGGGAATGCTCCCCCTAATGAGACGATCGCTATCCAGGCGGCTTCTTTGGAAGATCAGCAGTTGCTCGAAAGTTGCCCTTTGACAGACCGGGAGTTGGAGGTTCTACAACTCATTGTTGATGGTTGCAGTAATTCTGAAATCGCCGACCGTTTGTTTATTACTGTGGGGACCGTCAAAACCCATGTCCGCAATATTTTAAATAAGTTGTGTGCGGATGATCGTACCCAGGCGGCCGTGCGAGCGCTCCGTTCTGGCTTGGTCGGCTAG
- a CDS encoding hypothetical protein (conserved hypothetical protein), which translates to MLEQSVITSTLLLTILLMVGLFFFIRASTKDRTEQVELLATEPEESIFERLQTYFEQRAYRITNIDGVNNVVTYEGFVPPSGFMAVFLSLLAALGLVCIALVLALLYPTPGFGFLGICLLAPMAGLFYWRKAGKVEKVRLQITQQTPITATPTQLITVTGHRDELIQLRQVMPYQLYDA; encoded by the coding sequence GTGTTAGAACAATCCGTCATCACCTCAACCCTCCTGCTGACCATACTACTGATGGTGGGTCTTTTCTTCTTCATCCGCGCTTCTACCAAAGACCGCACTGAACAAGTTGAACTTTTAGCCACCGAACCCGAAGAATCCATTTTTGAGCGCCTCCAAACCTATTTTGAACAACGAGCCTATCGCATCACCAACATAGATGGGGTAAACAATGTCGTTACCTACGAAGGATTTGTCCCCCCCAGTGGCTTTATGGCGGTTTTTTTAAGTCTTCTGGCGGCCCTCGGCCTAGTTTGTATCGCCCTCGTCCTCGCCCTTTTGTACCCAACCCCAGGGTTTGGTTTTCTGGGAATCTGTCTACTGGCTCCCATGGCAGGTCTTTTTTATTGGCGAAAAGCGGGAAAAGTTGAAAAAGTCAGGTTGCAAATTACCCAACAAACTCCCATCACTGCAACACCCACACAACTCATTACGGTAACGGGCCACCGGGATGAATTGATCCAGCTACGTCAGGTGATGCCCTATCAACTTTATGACGCTTAG